In Proteus vulgaris, one DNA window encodes the following:
- the yciA gene encoding acyl-CoA thioester hydrolase YciA: protein MTEQQSLPNGELVLRTLAMPADTNANGDIFGGWLMSQMDIGGAILAKEIALGRVVTVSVTGITFLKPVAVGDVVCCYARCLKTGNSSITVNIEVWVKKVATEPVGQRYRATEAVFTYVAVDENNAARRLPEGKAHFTLTSTME from the coding sequence ATGACTGAACAACAATCTTTGCCTAATGGTGAGCTCGTTTTACGTACCCTTGCCATGCCTGCTGATACAAACGCCAATGGTGATATTTTCGGTGGCTGGTTAATGTCTCAAATGGACATCGGTGGTGCAATTTTAGCAAAAGAAATTGCGTTAGGTCGTGTCGTTACTGTTAGTGTAACAGGCATTACCTTTCTTAAACCTGTTGCGGTTGGCGATGTCGTTTGCTGTTATGCTCGTTGCTTAAAAACAGGTAATTCTTCAATTACTGTGAATATTGAAGTCTGGGTTAAGAAGGTTGCAACTGAACCTGTTGGACAACGTTATCGTGCAACTGAAGCGGTGTTTACTTATGTTGCTGTTGATGAAAACAATGCGGCTCGTCGCTTACCTGAAGGTAAAGCACACTTCACATTAACAAGTACAATGGAATAA
- a CDS encoding SulP family inorganic anion transporter encodes MNGKRIIKWMPGLGLLFNYKRDYFGYDLKAGLSVAAVALPVAIAYTELLGINPIVGLYACIFPMIIYALFGTSRQLITGPDAATCAVIAAVVIPLSAGDENARWQLAIIMTAMTGFWCILASHFRLGAFTDFLSRPILQGLLNGVAITIMVGQISKVFGFDTSPDHLIEKLIEVPFRLMDAHLPTVLMSAITLALLLGIRYFRSRWPAPLIAMVVMTYLSWQFDLASFGIAIVDKDAGNVDLFLPVVSMTGFHPGVLRELLVPSINLAVISFVSFMMTARSFASKNGYDVDADQELKALGIANIAAALSQGFAVSAASSRTAVNDSVGGKTQLVSIIAALVILLVLLFMTDFLAYIPLSSLGIVLIVSSWSLLSIRHIWSYRKRNKQAFTLASFTLLAVLLAGLINGIGFAVLLGLLQFLRIVFRPSDQLLGVDEQGMVHSMNKDNGIEPIDGLMMYRFNSPLTYFNVGYFKKRVLQLVDSAPQRPAWLAVDAAVSFTYDDVSVFAAIDELIRELRIKGVKLVLAGRRTELNRWIERNKISLNEDDLIIAPDLYFVIRLYQSRQQIKEKQKEARIEALKQDAESHDGDTSTATIVSNIPTPKCAD; translated from the coding sequence ATGAACGGAAAAAGAATAATAAAATGGATGCCAGGATTAGGCTTATTGTTTAATTATAAGCGTGATTATTTTGGCTATGACTTAAAAGCTGGGCTTTCTGTTGCTGCCGTTGCATTGCCGGTCGCAATTGCTTATACCGAATTATTAGGGATTAACCCGATTGTTGGATTATATGCCTGTATTTTTCCGATGATTATTTATGCGTTGTTTGGCACATCGCGTCAGCTAATTACAGGGCCTGATGCAGCAACCTGTGCTGTTATTGCTGCTGTAGTTATTCCATTATCTGCTGGTGATGAGAATGCTAGATGGCAACTTGCAATTATTATGACGGCAATGACGGGATTTTGGTGTATTTTAGCCAGCCATTTTCGGTTAGGGGCTTTTACTGATTTTCTATCTCGACCTATTTTACAGGGGCTTTTAAATGGTGTCGCGATCACCATTATGGTTGGGCAAATCAGTAAAGTATTTGGTTTTGATACTTCTCCCGATCATCTAATCGAAAAATTAATTGAAGTTCCGTTTCGATTAATGGATGCGCATTTACCCACCGTGTTAATGTCTGCGATAACATTAGCACTATTATTAGGTATTCGTTATTTTCGTAGTCGATGGCCAGCTCCTTTAATTGCTATGGTCGTGATGACGTATTTAAGTTGGCAATTTGATTTAGCAAGCTTTGGCATTGCTATCGTAGATAAAGATGCAGGAAATGTTGATCTGTTTTTACCTGTTGTATCCATGACGGGATTTCATCCAGGTGTCTTGAGAGAATTGTTAGTTCCATCTATAAACTTGGCGGTTATTAGCTTCGTTAGTTTTATGATGACTGCCCGCAGCTTTGCCAGTAAGAATGGTTATGATGTCGATGCAGACCAAGAGTTAAAAGCGTTAGGTATTGCCAATATTGCGGCCGCGCTTTCTCAAGGATTTGCGGTAAGTGCGGCAAGTAGCCGTACTGCAGTCAATGATTCTGTTGGTGGGAAAACGCAATTAGTTTCTATTATCGCAGCACTGGTTATTTTGCTAGTACTATTATTTATGACCGATTTTCTTGCCTATATTCCATTATCATCATTGGGGATTGTGTTGATTGTCTCTTCATGGTCATTATTGAGTATTCGTCATATTTGGTCTTATCGTAAACGTAATAAACAAGCATTTACATTGGCATCATTCACCTTATTAGCCGTGTTATTGGCAGGGCTAATTAACGGTATCGGTTTTGCCGTTTTATTAGGTTTGCTACAATTTTTACGTATTGTTTTTCGTCCGAGCGATCAATTATTGGGTGTTGATGAACAGGGTATGGTTCACTCAATGAATAAAGATAATGGCATTGAACCTATTGATGGTTTAATGATGTATCGGTTTAATTCACCACTAACTTATTTTAATGTGGGCTATTTTAAAAAACGGGTACTTCAACTTGTTGATAGCGCACCTCAACGGCCTGCATGGTTAGCGGTAGATGCAGCTGTAAGCTTTACCTATGACGATGTTAGCGTGTTTGCTGCTATTGATGAGCTAATACGAGAGTTACGAATAAAAGGCGTGAAATTGGTTTTAGCTGGCCGTAGAACAGAATTAAATCGTTGGATTGAACGTAATAAAATTTCACTTAATGAAGATGATTTGATTATTGCTCCCGATCTCTATTTTGTGATCCGACTGTATCAAAGCCGACAACAAATAAAAGAAAAACAGAAAGAAGCAAGAATAGAGGCGTTAAAACAAGATGCTGAGAGCCACGATGGTGATACATCAACGGCAACAATAGTCAGCAATATACCGACACCAAAATGTGCTGATTAA
- a CDS encoding YciC family protein, with amino-acid sequence MPTTARTIYRDSLNFYKNEQRSIVTLSAILAVILAIIHVLVGPTPQEYQLMIEFVANFKNTQLSSTSPAELEAMSNSVVGVAKKVLVLYLFETLQQSILVLTLLMFAMAISSGHSVTLGQTANASLPRLPKMFLLIVLCSILISAGFMVMIIPGIILLIGFALAPVVLVRQQNMGSAIRLGWRIGFGESGSLIPALGIWILLQFGIGFVGNLTIQLPDIIHNFLFYFLKNMASAWLIIYLFRLFMLVENKYTTQQR; translated from the coding sequence ATGCCTACCACGGCACGCACAATCTACCGCGACAGCCTTAATTTTTATAAGAATGAACAACGTAGCATTGTTACTCTTTCCGCTATTCTTGCTGTTATTTTAGCGATCATTCATGTCTTAGTTGGTCCAACTCCCCAAGAGTACCAATTGATGATTGAATTTGTTGCCAATTTTAAAAACACACAACTTTCTTCTACTTCTCCTGCTGAATTAGAAGCTATGTCAAACAGTGTCGTGGGTGTTGCCAAAAAAGTCTTAGTGCTCTATTTATTTGAAACACTCCAGCAAAGTATTCTCGTGCTTACCCTACTGATGTTTGCTATGGCTATCTCCTCAGGTCATAGCGTCACTCTAGGTCAAACAGCTAATGCTAGCCTACCTCGCCTACCGAAAATGTTTTTATTGATTGTCTTATGCTCTATTTTGATTAGTGCGGGCTTTATGGTGATGATCATTCCAGGTATCATTTTGCTGATTGGCTTTGCATTAGCGCCAGTTGTGCTAGTACGCCAACAGAATATGGGAAGTGCTATTCGTTTAGGATGGAGAATAGGCTTTGGTGAATCAGGTTCACTTATCCCCGCATTAGGGATTTGGATCTTATTGCAATTTGGTATTGGTTTTGTGGGTAATCTCACAATTCAATTGCCCGATATTATCCATAACTTCTTATTCTACTTTCTGAAAAACATGGCTTCAGCTTGGTTGATTATTTACTTGTTTCGCTTATTTATGCTGGTGGAAAATAAATACACAACGCAACAGCGTTAA
- the ompW gene encoding outer membrane protein OmpW codes for MKKLSALILAAATLAPSISFAHQAGDFLFRAGTATVRPNAGSDAILGGDHFGVNNNTQLGLTFGYMITDNIGVELLAATPFEHKISLSGVGEIAKVKHLPPTLMAQYYFGNGEDKLRPYLGAGLNFTTFFDEKFNNNPAVDGLGLNGLDLKDSWGFAAQAGLDYNLDKNWMLNASVWWMNIETKARFNSEVANKDFDVKTRLDPFVFMFGVGYRF; via the coding sequence ATGAAAAAACTTTCTGCGCTTATTTTAGCGGCTGCAACTCTTGCGCCTTCTATTTCTTTTGCTCACCAAGCGGGGGATTTTTTATTCCGTGCAGGTACTGCAACTGTTCGTCCTAATGCGGGTTCTGATGCAATATTAGGTGGCGATCATTTTGGAGTAAATAATAATACTCAATTAGGTTTAACCTTTGGGTATATGATCACTGATAATATCGGTGTTGAATTATTAGCCGCAACACCATTTGAGCATAAAATTTCATTAAGTGGTGTGGGCGAAATTGCAAAAGTTAAACATTTACCACCAACATTAATGGCGCAATATTACTTTGGTAATGGTGAAGATAAATTACGTCCTTATTTAGGTGCTGGCCTTAACTTTACCACTTTCTTTGATGAGAAATTCAATAACAATCCAGCAGTAGATGGCTTAGGCTTGAATGGGCTTGATCTTAAGGATTCATGGGGCTTTGCAGCACAAGCGGGTTTAGATTATAACCTCGATAAAAATTGGATGCTGAATGCGTCTGTTTGGTGGATGAATATCGAAACAAAAGCAAGATTCAACAGTGAAGTTGCTAATAAAGACTTTGATGTTAAAACACGTTTAGACCCATTTGTATTTATGTTTGGTGTGGGCTACCGTTTCTAA